A DNA window from Streptomyces canus contains the following coding sequences:
- a CDS encoding MarR family winged helix-turn-helix transcriptional regulator, with amino-acid sequence MSSQPLPDVPASPEVIEIERALTRITYLSTRARQHDRLMSLAEVPLDRAAVALLRQVADTEPMRPGELANRLGVEASHVTRTVQQLQKSGYVTRVPDPDDRRAQRIQLTETGQQAIDRIRDAGARGMQMALAEWSPEELRQLAGLFHRMVDDFLSHAIEDDSEEPTPAGTA; translated from the coding sequence ATGTCCTCACAGCCGCTCCCCGACGTCCCCGCGTCCCCGGAAGTCATCGAGATCGAGCGGGCGCTCACCCGCATCACCTACCTGAGCACCCGGGCCCGGCAGCACGACCGGCTGATGTCCCTGGCCGAGGTGCCGCTGGACCGTGCCGCCGTGGCGCTGCTGCGGCAGGTCGCCGACACCGAACCGATGCGCCCGGGGGAGCTGGCCAACCGACTGGGTGTGGAGGCCTCCCACGTCACCCGCACCGTCCAGCAGCTGCAGAAGTCGGGTTATGTCACGCGCGTCCCCGACCCCGACGACCGGCGCGCCCAGCGCATCCAGCTCACCGAGACCGGTCAGCAGGCGATCGACCGCATCCGCGACGCCGGCGCCCGCGGTATGCAGATGGCCCTGGCGGAGTGGTCGCCCGAGGAGCTTCGGCAGCTGGCCGGGCTCTTCCATCGCATGGTGGACGACTTCCTCTCCCACGCGATCGAGGACGACAGCGAGGAGCCGACACCGGCCGGGACCGCCTGA
- a CDS encoding NAD(P)/FAD-dependent oxidoreductase: MRRIAVVGASAAGLSAAETLRREGYDGTITLVGEEPEPPYDRPPLSKQVLAAEWERDRLALRTSADLAALDLDLRLGVEATGLELVSRTVELGDGSEVPYDGLIIATGVRPRRLPGEGAHVLRTLDDALMLRERLSAGRRLVVVGAGFLGAEAAAVARRLGAEVTVLEPAAVPLAHAVGTEVGRMLAQVHVDRGVGLRCGVTVTEVTEDGVRLSGGEEIEADEVLVAIGSLPNTEWLEGSGLTVGDGLVCDQYCEAAKNVYAAGDVARWYNPLFSTSMRIEHRTNAAEQGMAAARNLLGAEGARKPFAPVPYFWSDQYDMKIQAYGFLRGHDEVAVVEGDLAQRRFVAGYRTGDRVSGALAVGMPPKAIRRWRQAIATGAAWHATVPTGVPAADV; the protein is encoded by the coding sequence GTGAGGCGGATCGCCGTCGTCGGCGCCTCGGCCGCCGGGCTCTCGGCGGCCGAGACACTGCGCCGCGAGGGGTACGACGGCACGATCACCCTCGTCGGCGAGGAGCCCGAACCTCCCTACGACCGACCGCCGTTGTCCAAGCAGGTCCTCGCAGCGGAGTGGGAGCGGGACCGGCTCGCCCTGCGCACCTCCGCCGACCTCGCCGCCCTCGACCTCGACCTGCGGCTCGGTGTCGAGGCGACGGGCCTCGAACTCGTCTCCCGCACAGTGGAGTTGGGCGACGGCTCCGAGGTGCCGTACGACGGACTGATCATCGCCACCGGGGTACGGCCGCGCCGCCTGCCCGGTGAGGGCGCGCATGTGCTGCGCACCCTGGACGACGCGCTCATGCTGCGGGAGCGGCTGAGCGCAGGACGGCGACTGGTCGTGGTGGGCGCCGGTTTCCTCGGTGCGGAGGCCGCCGCGGTCGCCCGGCGCCTCGGTGCCGAGGTGACCGTCCTCGAACCCGCCGCGGTGCCGCTGGCGCACGCGGTGGGGACGGAGGTCGGGCGGATGCTGGCCCAGGTCCATGTGGACCGGGGCGTCGGCCTGCGCTGCGGGGTGACCGTGACCGAGGTGACCGAGGACGGTGTCCGGCTCTCCGGTGGCGAGGAGATCGAGGCGGACGAGGTGCTCGTGGCCATCGGCTCGCTGCCCAACACCGAGTGGCTGGAGGGCAGCGGGCTCACGGTGGGTGACGGGCTGGTCTGCGACCAGTACTGCGAGGCCGCGAAGAACGTGTACGCGGCCGGCGACGTCGCCCGCTGGTACAACCCGCTGTTCAGCACCTCGATGCGCATCGAGCACCGCACCAACGCGGCCGAGCAGGGCATGGCGGCCGCCCGCAACCTGCTCGGCGCCGAGGGGGCGCGCAAGCCGTTCGCGCCCGTGCCGTACTTCTGGTCCGATCAGTACGACATGAAGATCCAGGCGTACGGCTTCCTGCGCGGCCACGACGAAGTCGCCGTCGTGGAGGGCGACTTGGCGCAGCGCCGGTTCGTCGCGGGGTACCGCACCGGCGACCGCGTCAGCGGTGCCCTCGCGGTGGGCATGCCGCCCAAGGCGATCCGGCGGTGGCGGCAGGCCATCGCTACCGGGGCGGCCTGGCACGCGACCGTGCCGACCGGGGTCCCGGCGGCCGACGTCTGA
- a CDS encoding ferredoxin has protein sequence MKVELEADKCVASGQCVVAAMDVFDQDDDGIAILLTEQVGDDQIDDVKEAVAVCPAAAIRLVGA, from the coding sequence ATGAAGGTGGAACTGGAAGCCGACAAGTGCGTCGCCTCCGGGCAGTGTGTGGTCGCCGCCATGGACGTGTTCGACCAGGACGACGACGGCATCGCGATCCTCCTGACGGAACAGGTCGGCGACGACCAGATCGACGACGTCAAGGAGGCCGTCGCGGTCTGTCCGGCTGCGGCGATCCGGCTGGTCGGGGCGTGA
- a CDS encoding cytochrome P450 produces MAETVAGPAHDVAGTAPEFPMPRASGCPFDPPPGLKELQEQGPLVKVRLWDGSEPWLVTRYAEQRAVLGDPRVSADTDRPGYPTKTSAEAGEGKLSFIMMDDPEHARLRRMVTAPFAIRKVEALRPAVQRIVDGLIDDMLSGPGPVDLVEAFALPVPSLVICELLGVPYDDHAMFQDNTRTMVRTTATPEERGAATREIAGYLAGQIARRLTDPKDDLLSGIAGRVAAGELTHGQATEMALLLLIAGHETTANMITLGTAALLEHPDQLALLRDTDDPRLVASAVEELLRYLHITHLGRRRAVTADMEIAGQVIRAGEGVIMVNEIGNRDPEVFEAPDRLDITRDARRHVAFGFGVHQCLGQPLARMELQVVYGTLYRRIPTLRLACALEDVKFKHDAFIYGIHELPVTW; encoded by the coding sequence ATGGCCGAAACCGTGGCCGGTCCCGCGCACGACGTCGCGGGCACCGCCCCCGAGTTCCCCATGCCGCGTGCCTCCGGCTGTCCCTTCGACCCGCCGCCCGGCCTCAAGGAGCTCCAGGAGCAGGGGCCGCTCGTGAAGGTGCGCCTGTGGGACGGCAGCGAGCCCTGGCTCGTGACCCGCTACGCCGAGCAGCGGGCCGTCCTGGGCGATCCCCGGGTCAGCGCCGACACCGATCGGCCCGGCTATCCGACCAAGACCAGTGCCGAGGCCGGCGAGGGCAAGCTCAGCTTCATCATGATGGACGACCCCGAACACGCCCGGTTGCGCCGGATGGTGACGGCACCGTTCGCCATCAGGAAGGTCGAGGCCCTCAGGCCCGCCGTGCAGCGGATCGTGGACGGCCTGATCGACGACATGCTGTCAGGTCCCGGTCCCGTCGACCTCGTCGAAGCGTTCGCCCTGCCGGTCCCGTCGCTGGTCATCTGCGAACTGCTCGGCGTGCCCTACGACGACCACGCGATGTTCCAGGACAACACCAGGACGATGGTCCGCACGACCGCGACCCCCGAGGAACGCGGCGCCGCGACCCGGGAGATCGCCGGCTATCTGGCCGGTCAGATCGCCCGGCGCCTCACCGACCCGAAGGACGACCTCCTGTCGGGCATCGCCGGGCGTGTCGCCGCAGGGGAGCTGACGCACGGGCAGGCCACGGAGATGGCCCTGCTCCTGCTGATCGCGGGCCACGAGACCACCGCGAACATGATCACGCTCGGCACCGCCGCCCTCCTCGAACACCCCGACCAGCTCGCTCTGTTGCGCGACACGGACGACCCCAGGCTCGTCGCCTCGGCGGTCGAGGAACTGCTGCGCTACCTCCACATCACGCACCTGGGACGCCGGCGCGCGGTCACCGCGGACATGGAGATCGCCGGGCAGGTCATCAGGGCCGGCGAGGGCGTGATCATGGTCAACGAGATCGGCAACCGCGACCCCGAGGTGTTCGAGGCCCCCGACCGCCTCGACATCACCCGCGACGCCCGCCGCCACGTCGCGTTCGGCTTCGGCGTCCACCAGTGCCTCGGTCAGCCGCTGGCCCGCATGGAGCTCCAGGTCGTCTACGGCACCCTCTACCGGCGCATCCCCACCCTCAGGCTCGCCTGCGCCCTGGAGGACGTGAAGTTCAAGCACGACGCGTTCATCTACGGCATCCACGAACTGCCGGTGACCTGGTAG
- a CDS encoding response regulator transcription factor has translation MHGSSSERPALARGAGQRLLIVAGDSDAAELLSTTLELAGYRIVAVAAAAEGLARLTRERFDLVVVDANLPDLAGLGRHRPTLVRRPPVLLLIDYESLDRIVPELGLGERDYVTKPLRVADLLARVQVLLRGTGAGPARSGALCYRDLVLDDTLCEARRGPRGLDLTPAEYRLLRHLLVNAHRVLSKEQIGRYVWGDHRGDNAIEQLVSRLRRKVDQEAPELIHTRRGFGYWLGRADVEA, from the coding sequence ATGCACGGCAGTTCCAGCGAGAGACCGGCACTCGCCCGCGGTGCCGGTCAGCGCCTCCTGATCGTCGCGGGCGACTCGGATGCCGCCGAACTGCTCTCCACCACACTGGAGTTGGCGGGCTACCGGATCGTCGCCGTCGCCGCTGCCGCCGAAGGTCTGGCGCGGCTGACCCGGGAGCGGTTCGATCTGGTGGTCGTCGACGCGAACCTGCCGGACCTGGCCGGACTGGGCCGCCACCGGCCGACGTTGGTCCGCCGCCCGCCGGTGCTCCTGCTGATCGACTACGAGTCCCTGGACCGGATCGTGCCCGAACTGGGCCTCGGGGAGCGGGACTACGTCACCAAGCCGCTCCGCGTGGCCGACCTCCTGGCCAGAGTGCAGGTCCTGCTGCGCGGCACCGGGGCGGGGCCCGCCCGGAGTGGCGCCCTCTGTTACCGCGACCTCGTGCTGGACGACACCCTGTGCGAGGCCCGTCGCGGACCGCGCGGCCTCGATCTCACCCCCGCCGAGTACCGGCTGCTGCGTCACCTCCTGGTCAACGCCCACCGGGTGCTGTCCAAGGAGCAGATCGGCCGGTACGTCTGGGGCGACCACCGCGGGGACAATGCGATCGAACAGCTCGTCTCCCGGCTGCGGCGCAAGGTGGACCAGGAGGCTCCCGAGCTCATCCACACCCGGCGTGGCTTCGGCTACTGGCTGGGACGCGCCGACGTGGAGGCGTGA
- a CDS encoding TetR/AcrR family transcriptional regulator — protein MAGRTVREEQVSATRELILTAAERLFAERGVLAVSNRQVSEAAGQGNNAAVGYHFGTKADLVRAIARKHHTRIEEIRARLLAGARGSTDVRDWVDCLVRPVPEHLAALGSPTWFARFCAQVMTDPVLQQIMVEESMSSPSLRQIVEGLNRCLPELPADVRAERAEMARHLIVHMAADRERALAENTPTPRANWHDAATGLGDVVVAMWTAPVTPTR, from the coding sequence ATGGCGGGCAGGACGGTACGCGAGGAACAGGTCAGCGCGACCCGGGAGCTGATCCTGACCGCGGCCGAGCGGCTCTTCGCCGAGCGCGGTGTCCTCGCGGTGTCCAACCGTCAGGTCAGCGAGGCCGCGGGACAGGGAAACAACGCCGCGGTCGGCTACCACTTCGGCACCAAGGCCGACCTGGTCCGGGCGATCGCCCGCAAGCATCACACCCGTATCGAGGAGATCCGCGCCCGGCTGCTGGCCGGGGCCCGCGGCTCCACGGACGTACGCGACTGGGTGGACTGCCTGGTCCGGCCGGTGCCCGAACATCTCGCCGCGCTGGGCAGCCCCACCTGGTTCGCCCGCTTCTGCGCCCAGGTCATGACCGACCCGGTGCTCCAGCAGATCATGGTCGAGGAGTCCATGTCCTCGCCGTCGCTCCGGCAGATCGTCGAGGGCCTGAACCGTTGTCTGCCCGAACTGCCCGCCGACGTCCGGGCCGAGCGCGCCGAGATGGCCCGCCATCTGATCGTGCACATGGCCGCCGACCGGGAGCGGGCCCTTGCCGAGAACACCCCGACGCCCCGCGCCAACTGGCACGACGCCGCCACCGGTCTCGGTGATGTCGTGGTCGCCATGTGGACGGCTCCGGTCACTCCGACCCGGTAG